In Stenotrophomonas sp. 169, one DNA window encodes the following:
- the mraY gene encoding phospho-N-acetylmuramoyl-pentapeptide-transferase, protein MLYELARWLQQFESSFALFNYQTFRAILAALTALFLSLWMGPAVIRRLAQFKGGQPIRKDGPQTHFAKAGTPTMGGSLILLTVTLAVLAWADLSNRYVWLVLAVMICFGAIGWYDDWIKIVRRDPNGLKSRWKYLLQSIFGLAAGLFLYFTADVPSALTFYIPMFKSVALPLAGISFVAIAYFWIVGFSNAVNLTDGLDGLAIMPTVLVACALGVFAYASGNVVFSNYLQIPQIPGAGELVIICAAIAGAGLGFLWFNTYPAMVFMGDIGALALGAVLGTIAVIVRQELVLVIMGGVFVVETLSVMIQVASFKLTGKRVFRMAPIHHHFELKGWPEPRVIVRFWIISVVLVLVGLATLKVR, encoded by the coding sequence ATGTTGTATGAACTGGCCCGCTGGCTGCAGCAGTTCGAGAGCTCGTTTGCGCTCTTCAACTACCAGACGTTCCGCGCCATCCTGGCGGCACTGACGGCGCTGTTCCTGTCGCTGTGGATGGGCCCGGCCGTGATCCGCAGGCTCGCCCAGTTCAAGGGCGGGCAGCCGATCCGCAAGGATGGCCCGCAGACCCATTTCGCCAAGGCCGGCACGCCGACCATGGGCGGTTCGTTGATCCTGCTGACGGTCACCCTCGCGGTGCTGGCCTGGGCCGACCTGAGCAACCGCTACGTTTGGCTGGTGCTGGCGGTGATGATCTGCTTCGGTGCGATCGGCTGGTACGACGACTGGATCAAGATCGTCCGCCGAGACCCGAATGGCCTGAAGTCGCGCTGGAAGTACCTGCTGCAGTCGATCTTCGGCCTGGCCGCTGGCCTGTTCCTTTACTTCACCGCCGACGTGCCCTCCGCGTTGACGTTCTACATTCCGATGTTCAAGTCGGTGGCGCTGCCGCTGGCAGGCATCAGCTTCGTGGCCATCGCGTATTTCTGGATCGTGGGCTTTTCGAATGCGGTCAACCTGACCGACGGCCTGGACGGCCTGGCGATCATGCCGACCGTGCTGGTCGCCTGCGCGCTTGGCGTGTTCGCCTACGCGTCCGGCAACGTGGTGTTCTCCAACTACCTGCAGATTCCGCAGATCCCCGGAGCGGGTGAGCTGGTCATCATCTGCGCCGCCATCGCCGGCGCTGGTCTGGGCTTCCTGTGGTTCAACACCTACCCGGCCATGGTCTTCATGGGCGACATCGGTGCGCTGGCGCTGGGCGCCGTGCTGGGGACCATCGCGGTGATCGTACGCCAGGAGCTGGTGCTGGTGATCATGGGCGGCGTCTTCGTGGTTGAGACCTTGTCGGTGATGATCCAGGTCGCCTCGTTCAAGCTGACCGGCAAGCGCGTGTTCCGCATGGCGCCGATCCATCACCACTTCGAGCTGAAAGGCTGGCCGGAGCCGCGCGTGATCGTGCGCTTCTGGATCATTTCGGTGGTGCTGGTACTGGTTGGCCTGGCCACGTTGAAGGTGCGCTGA
- the murG gene encoding undecaprenyldiphospho-muramoylpentapeptide beta-N-acetylglucosaminyltransferase, with protein MSAMRDAATRPVMILAGGTGGHIFPGLAVARVLRARGIPVTWLGAVGQMETRLVPQHDVPIDTLDIAGLRGKGKLALLGAPWRLLRAIRQAGFILRDRHPRAVIAFGGYASGPGGLAARLHGLPLLVHEQNRAPGMTNRFLSRFAQRVLTGFPGSFAAREEAVGNPVRAEIAAIAPPEQRFAGRSGPLRVLVVGGSQGARALNMGVPQAIAALGASHPVQVRHQSGEKMHAEAVEAYAKAGVTAEITPFIADMADAFAWADIVVCRSGASTLAELCAVGVGSVLVPFPAAVDDHQTRNAEYLVERDAAVLLKQGDALVTGITSLLRELSENPARRMQMAKAARALAKVDAAERIADIILEEAV; from the coding sequence ATGAGCGCCATGCGTGACGCGGCCACGCGCCCCGTGATGATTCTTGCCGGTGGTACCGGCGGGCACATCTTCCCCGGTCTGGCAGTCGCCAGGGTGCTGCGCGCGCGCGGGATCCCGGTCACGTGGCTGGGCGCCGTCGGACAGATGGAAACCCGCCTGGTGCCACAGCATGACGTGCCGATCGATACGCTGGATATCGCCGGGCTGCGCGGCAAGGGCAAGCTGGCCCTGCTCGGCGCGCCGTGGCGTCTGCTGCGTGCGATCCGCCAGGCAGGCTTCATCCTGCGCGACCGTCATCCGCGTGCGGTGATCGCGTTCGGCGGTTACGCCTCCGGACCGGGCGGGCTGGCTGCGCGTCTGCATGGGCTGCCCCTGCTGGTGCATGAGCAGAACCGCGCACCCGGCATGACCAACCGCTTCCTCTCCCGCTTTGCGCAGCGCGTGCTGACCGGTTTTCCCGGCAGCTTCGCCGCACGCGAAGAAGCCGTCGGCAACCCGGTACGCGCCGAGATCGCTGCGATTGCACCGCCCGAGCAGCGCTTCGCCGGTCGCAGTGGTCCATTGCGTGTGCTGGTGGTGGGCGGAAGCCAGGGCGCGCGCGCCTTGAACATGGGCGTGCCGCAGGCGATCGCCGCATTGGGTGCTTCCCATCCGGTGCAGGTGCGCCACCAGAGCGGCGAGAAAATGCACGCCGAGGCTGTGGAGGCTTATGCCAAGGCCGGTGTCACCGCCGAGATCACGCCGTTCATCGCCGACATGGCCGATGCCTTCGCGTGGGCTGACATCGTGGTGTGCCGGTCCGGCGCGTCCACTCTCGCCGAACTGTGTGCCGTGGGTGTCGGCAGTGTGCTGGTGCCGTTCCCGGCCGCGGTCGATGATCACCAGACGCGTAATGCGGAATACCTGGTCGAGCGCGATGCCGCCGTGCTGCTGAAGCAGGGCGATGCGCTGGTCACCGGCATCACGTCGCTGTTGCGTGAACTATCCGAAAATCCCGCTCGCCGCATGCAGATGGCGAAAGCCGCACGTGCGCTGGCCAAGGTCGATGCCGCAGAGCGCATCGCCGATATCATCCTCGAGGAAGCTGTATGA
- the ftsW gene encoding putative lipid II flippase FtsW produces MNDLSRQATRLEAIGGHFDKWLLGAIIALTGLGVVMVASSSIALMSSPFYYLNRHLIFLAVGIVLAGLAMRTELKTIEQYNQLLLLGCFALLVVVFVPGLGSSVNGARRWINLGVSKFQTVEAVKVLYIVWLSSYLVRFRDEVNATWPAMLKPLGVAGALVVLMLLQPDFGSSTLLLAITAGMLVLGGVNMPRMSMPVIIGMVGMSALAIIEPYRMRRITSFLDPWADQQGDGYQLSNALMAVGRGEWTGVGLGNSVQKLYYLPEAHTDFIFSVTAEELGFLGTCLVIALYALLVGRTLWLGMRCVEMKRHFSGYVAFGIGLWISMQSFVSIGVNLGILPTKGLTLPLISSGGSSVLMTCVAMGLLLRVSYELDRAERRHAVRMGGGDEVADEIVTAPPAGPAATPKPSRVANAGAPATASTSATPTTSAPGSTTRGTSRLQTRVEPTFGRLS; encoded by the coding sequence ATGAATGATCTCTCGCGCCAGGCAACACGCCTTGAAGCCATCGGAGGCCACTTCGACAAGTGGCTGCTCGGCGCGATCATCGCGCTGACCGGGCTGGGCGTGGTGATGGTCGCGTCGAGCTCGATCGCGCTGATGAGCAGCCCGTTCTATTACCTCAATCGCCATCTGATCTTCCTGGCGGTGGGCATCGTGCTGGCCGGGCTGGCCATGCGTACCGAACTGAAGACCATCGAGCAGTACAACCAGCTGCTGCTGCTGGGCTGCTTCGCCCTGCTGGTGGTGGTATTCGTGCCGGGCCTCGGCAGCAGCGTCAACGGGGCGCGGCGCTGGATCAATCTCGGCGTGTCCAAATTCCAGACGGTCGAAGCGGTCAAGGTGCTCTACATCGTGTGGCTGTCCAGCTACCTGGTGCGCTTCCGGGACGAGGTCAACGCGACGTGGCCGGCCATGCTGAAGCCGCTGGGCGTGGCCGGGGCGCTGGTGGTGCTGATGCTGCTGCAGCCCGACTTCGGCTCGTCGACGCTGCTGCTGGCGATCACCGCCGGCATGCTGGTGTTGGGCGGGGTCAACATGCCGCGCATGTCGATGCCGGTGATCATCGGCATGGTCGGCATGAGCGCGCTGGCGATCATCGAACCGTACCGCATGCGCCGCATCACCTCCTTCCTGGACCCGTGGGCCGACCAGCAGGGCGACGGCTACCAGCTGTCCAACGCGCTGATGGCCGTCGGCCGCGGCGAGTGGACCGGCGTGGGCCTGGGCAACTCGGTGCAGAAGCTCTATTACCTGCCCGAGGCACATACCGACTTCATCTTCTCGGTCACGGCCGAAGAGCTGGGTTTCCTCGGCACCTGCCTGGTGATCGCGCTGTACGCGCTGCTGGTGGGTCGCACGCTGTGGCTGGGCATGCGCTGCGTGGAGATGAAGCGCCACTTCTCCGGCTACGTGGCCTTCGGCATCGGGCTGTGGATCAGCATGCAGAGCTTCGTCTCGATCGGGGTCAACCTGGGCATCCTGCCGACCAAGGGGCTGACTCTGCCGTTGATCTCGTCGGGCGGTTCCAGCGTGCTGATGACCTGCGTGGCGATGGGATTGCTGCTGCGCGTGTCGTACGAGCTGGATCGCGCCGAGCGCCGCCATGCCGTTCGCATGGGCGGGGGCGATGAGGTGGCCGACGAGATCGTGACCGCTCCGCCAGCCGGGCCGGCCGCGACGCCAAAGCCGTCCCGCGTCGCCAATGCGGGCGCACCGGCCACTGCCAGTACGAGCGCGACGCCAACCACCTCGGCGCCGGGCAGCACCACGCGTGGCACCAGCCGCCTGCAGACGCGCGTCGAGCCGACCTTCGGGAGGCTGTCATGA